Below is a window of Virgibacillus sp. NKC19-3 DNA.
AAGGCAATCTTTGTCTATCCCATCTCCCACTATGCCAAATGGCAGAAAAAGCTTGAACGAACGGATTTTACTATTGGTGCCTTTGGTGAAAACTTAGCCGTTCAAAACATCACTGAAGCAGATTTGTGTATTGGAGATATATTTCATATCGGAGCAGCTGTAGTACAAGTCTCGCAACCTAGACGGCCTTGCTGGAGACCTGCTCGTCGCTGGAGGATTAAAGATTTGGCAATAAAAATCCAACAAGAAGGCATGACAGGTTGGTATTTTCGTGTTCTTAAGGAAGGCGAGATTCAAGCAGGGGATTGTTTTAAGCTTCAAGAAAGACCATTCCCTGAATGGACTGTTATGAAATGTAATGATATTATGTATAATCAAAAGCAGGATCTAGAACAAGCAGCTAGACTTGCTGCTTGTGAGCTTCTTGCTCCAAGTTGGCGTGAATCGTTATCCAAGCGTGTACAGGGCAAGGGAAGTTCAACTAGTCGAAAGCGTGTGATAGGTCCTAATGAGTAAGTACCTTTTGTTCAGGCAAAAATGGATTATGCCCTTTTGAGATTAAGAGACTGGGACTGACGTGTTTTAACAAATAAAATTCGATCGTGCAATCACTTTGGAATTGTTCGTTTCGTGAAACACGGTTGTTTTGTCCCAGCCTTAGTATGTTTTAAGATACAATCTAGTTTATCATAACCTAATCATTTGTTTCCGGATCATTTAAGCATAGTCTATTTTTCCTTATGAACAATATCATGTGCTTCATCAAATTTGCGGCTGCTTTTCGGATTGGGCTCATAGGTTACTAAACTAACTTTATATATAATATTATACTCGGAAAACGTTTTCGCTCATTTGAGGCGAAAACAATCGCCTCCTATGCGTCTTAGATTGTTCGTAATAATAACTTCTTGAGTAGTGGTGCGAAGTGTTCGGGCAGTTGATCAACGCTTGGTATCATTAAACGTTGATTTCCGTATATATTTTTCATAATTAGATCTTCTCTTTCGTCGATTTCTCCGTCTGCTAAGAACATGCCGATGACATCGATTCCTTTCT
It encodes the following:
- a CDS encoding MOSC domain-containing protein, which gives rise to MSRLVIERIMIGKPQTFGQKDAKNPMDREWTSGIVKRTVAGKVWASETGLEGDGHGDLKNHGGVEKAIFVYPISHYAKWQKKLERTDFTIGAFGENLAVQNITEADLCIGDIFHIGAAVVQVSQPRRPCWRPARRWRIKDLAIKIQQEGMTGWYFRVLKEGEIQAGDCFKLQERPFPEWTVMKCNDIMYNQKQDLEQAARLAACELLAPSWRESLSKRVQGKGSSTSRKRVIGPNE